The Candidatus Brocadia sp. genome includes a window with the following:
- a CDS encoding nucleoside diphosphate kinase regulator, whose product MATRKLYITEFDKSRLEELIAVAEEFGGHDRKDLESLAEELEKAVVVSPKNVPADVVTMNSKVVLRDLDTSEEVTYVLVFPRDANIDAGAISVLAPVGTAILGYAKGDIVEWPVPSGVRRIRIEDVLYQPEAAGDYHL is encoded by the coding sequence ATGGCAACACGAAAGCTGTACATTACAGAGTTTGACAAATCGCGACTCGAAGAACTCATCGCAGTGGCCGAGGAGTTCGGTGGTCATGACAGGAAGGATCTGGAGTCTTTGGCAGAAGAATTGGAGAAGGCGGTAGTGGTGTCTCCCAAAAACGTGCCTGCAGACGTGGTGACCATGAACTCAAAGGTCGTTCTGCGTGATCTTGATACTTCTGAAGAAGTGACCTATGTTCTGGTCTTTCCAAGGGATGCGAACATCGATGCGGGGGCTATCTCGGTTCTCGCCCCTGTGGGCACGGCGATCCTGGGATACGCCAAAGGAGATATTGTGGAATGGCCTGTCCCGTCTGGGGTGCGCCGTATCCGCATTGAGGACGTTCTTTACCAGCCCGAAGCGGCCGGAGATTATCACCTATAG
- a CDS encoding type II toxin-antitoxin system HicB family antitoxin, which translates to MKEMDYVVWKEGKYYVSQCLNVNVSSFGDTIDEAVNNLKEAVELYFEGEDLALPEIEKIFIGREKINV; encoded by the coding sequence ATGAAGGAAATGGATTATGTAGTTTGGAAAGAAGGTAAATATTATGTTTCGCAATGTCTCAATGTTAATGTATCTTCTTTTGGAGATACTATAGATGAAGCAGTAAATAACTTGAAAGAAGCCGTTGAATTGTATTTTGAAGGAGAGGATTTAGCGCTTCCAGAAATTGAAAAGATATTTATAGGCAGAGAAAAAATAAATGTCTAA
- the guaA gene encoding glutamine-hydrolyzing GMP synthase: MIEDKKEKILILDFGSQYAQLIARRVRENNVYSEIVSHKITTAEIQKANPKGIILSGGPASVYIKNAPRCDEGIATLGIPTLGICYGMQLGCQMLGATVKPTPTREYGRTTCTVNNESKLFKSLARDITVWMSHGDQVVELPTEFESLAFTRNCPYAAVKHKIKAFYGVQFHPEVTHTPQGSQIIRNFLYEICGCTGDWKMYSYIEKSVGDIRRQVGDRRVVCGLSGGVDSAVTAALIHKAIGNHLSCIFVDNGLLRNYEADEVIKTFKENFTVDLHAIDARDRFLEKLKGVTDPEKKRKIIGHEFIEIFKEEAKKISQAKFLAQGTLYPDVIESVPVHGGPTATIKSHHNVGGLPAELGFELVEPLRLLFKDEVRKIGEELGLPEELVWRHPFPGPGLAIRIIGEVTKPRLEILRNADRIVIEEIRRAGLYRSIAQCFAVLLPLSTVGVMGDERSYENVIAVRAVETTDFMTADWYPIPHGVLGIISNRIINEVKGVNRVVYDISTKPPSTIEWE; encoded by the coding sequence ATGATTGAAGATAAGAAGGAAAAAATTTTAATCCTCGACTTTGGCTCTCAATACGCCCAGCTTATTGCACGTCGGGTGAGAGAGAATAATGTTTACAGCGAGATTGTATCACACAAGATTACCACAGCGGAGATACAGAAGGCCAATCCAAAGGGCATTATACTCAGCGGCGGCCCAGCCAGCGTATATATAAAAAATGCCCCTCGGTGTGATGAAGGAATAGCTACCCTGGGAATACCCACACTGGGTATCTGCTACGGGATGCAACTGGGGTGTCAGATGCTAGGCGCCACAGTAAAACCTACGCCTACTCGTGAATACGGAAGAACTACCTGTACGGTTAACAACGAAAGCAAGTTATTCAAATCACTGGCCAGAGACATTACCGTATGGATGAGTCATGGAGATCAGGTGGTTGAATTACCCACAGAATTTGAGTCACTCGCATTTACCAGAAATTGTCCTTACGCAGCCGTAAAGCATAAAATAAAGGCATTCTATGGTGTACAGTTTCACCCTGAAGTTACACACACTCCGCAGGGAAGTCAGATTATCCGTAATTTTCTGTATGAAATTTGCGGTTGCACAGGCGACTGGAAGATGTATTCCTATATAGAAAAATCTGTGGGTGACATTCGCAGGCAGGTCGGAGACAGAAGGGTAGTATGTGGACTATCGGGTGGCGTTGATTCTGCCGTCACGGCAGCGCTCATCCACAAGGCCATTGGGAACCACCTGTCCTGTATTTTTGTCGATAACGGGCTTCTGAGGAACTACGAGGCCGATGAGGTTATAAAAACGTTTAAAGAGAATTTTACGGTAGACCTGCACGCCATTGATGCACGAGATCGATTCTTAGAGAAATTAAAAGGCGTAACCGACCCTGAAAAAAAACGCAAGATCATTGGACACGAATTCATTGAGATTTTCAAGGAAGAGGCAAAAAAAATATCTCAGGCAAAATTCCTGGCGCAGGGCACACTTTACCCCGATGTCATCGAAAGCGTGCCTGTCCACGGCGGTCCGACAGCAACTATTAAGAGCCATCATAATGTGGGCGGACTACCAGCTGAATTGGGGTTTGAATTGGTAGAGCCTCTGCGACTTTTATTTAAGGATGAGGTACGAAAGATAGGAGAGGAACTCGGATTGCCGGAAGAATTGGTCTGGCGTCATCCCTTTCCGGGACCGGGACTGGCCATTCGAATTATTGGCGAGGTGACGAAGCCCCGACTGGAAATACTTCGTAACGCCGACAGGATTGTTATCGAAGAAATACGCAGGGCAGGTCTCTATCGTTCTATTGCCCAGTGTTTCGCCGTACTCTTGCCACTGAGCACTGTCGGGGTCATGGGAGATGAAAGGAGTTATGAAAACGTTATCGCCGTCCGTGCTGTAGAGACAACTGACTTTATGACCGCCGACTGGTATCCCATACCTCATGGGGTACTGGGAATCATTTCCAATCGGATTATCAACGAGGTCAAGGGCGTCAACCGTGTGGTTTACGACATTAGCACGAAACCACCGAGTACGATCGAGTGGGAATAG
- a CDS encoding DUF4145 domain-containing protein, translating into MKCPHCLESFHDFYEVIPVGNDASGDWGVISRKCPSCERVVLVLGSGKIGSIGGRHILEYIKDERLIYPRAPSRVPLSKEIPEEFAREYREACAVLADSPKASAALSRRCLQRLLRGKANINPSNLANEIQEVLDSGSLPPYIAESIDDIRNIGNFAAHPIKSERPGELVDVEPGEADWNLDVLEALFNFYFVQPAIIKRKREILNLKLKEVDKRSTKK; encoded by the coding sequence ATGAAATGTCCACATTGCCTGGAATCATTTCACGATTTCTACGAAGTAATACCAGTCGGTAACGATGCAAGTGGTGATTGGGGTGTCATTAGCAGGAAGTGCCCATCCTGTGAGCGGGTTGTACTTGTTTTGGGGAGTGGGAAAATAGGCAGTATTGGAGGCCGACACATTTTAGAGTACATCAAAGACGAGCGTCTTATCTATCCCAGAGCCCCGAGTCGTGTACCACTTTCAAAAGAAATCCCTGAGGAATTTGCAAGGGAATATAGAGAGGCTTGTGCAGTCCTTGCTGACAGTCCAAAGGCAAGCGCGGCCTTAAGTCGCCGCTGCCTGCAACGATTGTTGCGAGGAAAGGCAAATATTAATCCATCCAATCTTGCAAATGAAATCCAGGAAGTGCTAGACAGTGGAAGTTTGCCGCCGTATATAGCGGAGTCTATCGATGATATCCGGAACATTGGCAACTTTGCAGCCCATCCAATCAAGAGTGAAAGGCCTGGTGAGCTTGTAGACGTTGAGCCAGGCGAGGCAGATTGGAATCTCGATGTGTTGGAAGCCCTATTTAATTTTTATTTTGTTCAACCTGCAATAATAAAAAGGAAACGGGAAATACTAAATCTCAAACTGAAGGAAGTTGATAAAAGGAGTACGAAAAAATGA